The DNA window TTCTTGAAGATGGCGCCGAGCGGACGGTAGAGCTCGCCGTCCTCGATCATGACTTGCGCGAGGGTTTGCTTGGAAACCTCCTGGCCGACGGTGCCGAGCGGGACGATGGAGATGCCCGCGTCGATTTCGACGGCGCGCTTCACGGTCTCGATGTTGTCGAACTCCATGACGGTTTGGATGGAGACGCCGCGGTCGCGCAGGATCTTGTCGACGGCTTTCCGGGTGGGGATGTCGGGCTCGAAGCTGATGAATTTCTGCCCGGCGATGGCTTCGAGCTTCACGCCCTTGCTCTTGGCGAAGGGATGCAGCGGGTTGCAGATGAGCACGAGGCGGTCGCGTCGCAGCGGGACGACTTCGAGGCGCGGATCCTTGCCCGGATAGGCGACGAGGCCGACATCCACGACGTTGCTGAGGACGTCGTCGAGGACCTGATTGGAGCGGCGATACTCGACGTGGACCTTCACGGTCGGGTGGGCCTTCATGAATTTCTTGATGAAGGGGGGCAGGTCGTGGAGGCCGATGCTGTAGATGGTCGCGATGCGGATGGTGCCCGAGATGATGTCGCGCAGTTCCTGGATGCGGCTGTGCAGCGCGTCGTAGGTGCCGATGATCTGCTTGCTATACTCATAGAGCAGCTCGCCCTCGCGGGTGAGGCGGAAGTTCTTCTTGCTCCGCTCGATGAGCAGCGCCTTGAAGGACCGCTCCAGGGCGCTGATCTGCTGGCTCACGGCGGATTGCGTCACGCTGTTGATTTGCGCCGCCTTGGTGAAGCTCTCCGTCTCGGCGAGGTCGCAGAAGACTTTGAGGCTCTCGATTTGCATGGCTGGAGGGAACAGGAAAAGCGCGGAGGCGTCAACCGCCCGCACTCAGGCCGCGAGCGCCTGCTTGACGATCTTGAGCAGGTCCTGGCTCGTGAAGGGTTTCTGGAGGTAAATGGAATCGGCCTCGACTTCGGAGGGGCGGAAGTTTCCGCTCGAACGCACGATGCGCACGTCGGGCCGCATGGCGCGGAGGCGGTCCACCAGTTCGCGGCCGCTCATGTTGGGCATGACGAGGTCGGTGATGACGAGGTCGATCTGCGGTCCCACCTTGGCGAAGATCTCGATCGCCTTGGTCCCGCTGTCGGCCGTGTGCACGGTGTAGCCGTAGCTCGAGAGGACCATCTGCCCCATGGTGAGCAGCAAGTCCTCGTCGTCCACCATCAGGATCGTCTGCGTGCCGTAGAAGTCCTCTTCGTTGAATGTCGCGTCGAAAACAACAGCCTTTCTCGCCGGCAAATACAATCGAACCGAGGTTCCGTGGCCGGCCTCACTCGAGATGGCCAGATGCCCGCCGTGATTGGTCACCACGCCGTAAGCCCACGCCAGCCCCAAGCCCCGGTGGCCCGGCTTGGTCGTAAAAAACGGCTCGATGACATGCGGCAGCGCGTCGGCCGGGATTCCCGGACCTGTGTCGGATACCTCTACGCTCACGTAACTGCCGGGGGGAAGCGTGATGTTCGCGTCCTGCACCGGGGCGGCGAGGTCGCGGTTCAATGAAACGACCCTCACGCGCCCGTGCTGGCCGCCGAGCGCCTCGACGCAGTTCTCGAGGATCTTCGTGAAGGCGTTTTGCAGTTTCGTGTCGTCGTAGCGTGCGGTGTAGAGGTGGTTCTCGAGGTGCACCTCCCACTCGATGCGGCAGTTGGCCGGCGTGCGAAATGCGCCCGTCGCACGCCGGATGGCGTCGTTCAGGTTGCCCTCGTGCTGCGGGGACGCGTCCTTCTCCTGACGGCTGAAGTTCGACAAGTCGTGCGAAATGGCGGCT is part of the Verrucomicrobiota bacterium genome and encodes:
- a CDS encoding LysR family transcriptional regulator, producing the protein MQIESLKVFCDLAETESFTKAAQINSVTQSAVSQQISALERSFKALLIERSKKNFRLTREGELLYEYSKQIIGTYDALHSRIQELRDIISGTIRIATIYSIGLHDLPPFIKKFMKAHPTVKVHVEYRRSNQVLDDVLSNVVDVGLVAYPGKDPRLEVVPLRRDRLVLICNPLHPFAKSKGVKLEAIAGQKFISFEPDIPTRKAVDKILRDRGVSIQTVMEFDNIETVKRAVEIDAGISIVPLGTVGQEVSKQTLAQVMIEDGELYRPLGAIFKKNKILSPALRQFLSTIKDP
- a CDS encoding response regulator — translated: MKPDALAPFEFAPWPVLLVDPVGVVRQFNSAAAAAFGDSLRQNDSVLQSVWFPQNSIRAEVFLAHIDDVSARLIQLKFRTKDGLYSQFTVCVAPLGRDARATVVLQLLPAVEAPAAPAPATKTEAADASLKQKFAIAMQLTRTVAMDFNNALTSILGHTSHVLGRLEAGSPWRASLLEVEKAAARAAAISHDLSNFSRQEKDASPQHEGNLNDAIRRATGAFRTPANCRIEWEVHLENHLYTARYDDTKLQNAFTKILENCVEALGGQHGRVRVVSLNRDLAAPVQDANITLPPGSYVSVEVSDTGPGIPADALPHVIEPFFTTKPGHRGLGLAWAYGVVTNHGGHLAISSEAGHGTSVRLYLPARKAVVFDATFNEEDFYGTQTILMVDDEDLLLTMGQMVLSSYGYTVHTADSGTKAIEIFAKVGPQIDLVITDLVMPNMSGRELVDRLRAMRPDVRIVRSSGNFRPSEVEADSIYLQKPFTSQDLLKIVKQALAA